In Acidobacteriota bacterium, the genomic window TACCCGGTTCTGCACCATCGGCCGCAGGGCCAGGGCCGCCAGCAGGAGGAGGATGACGCCCCCGAGGACGGCCGCCGGGATGTGGGCCCAGCGCATCCTCCGGAGCCGGATCTCCGGGGGGAGAAGGTTGACCCGGAGCGCCGGGCTGCCCGCGCTGCCGGTATGGGCCAGCCCCAGCGTCGCGGCGGCCTCCCGGAGGTGGCTCCGGGTTTCGAGAGGGGCGGAAATCCGGAGCGATTCCTCGAGCAGTTCGCTGTCCGGGATGCGGGCCCGGATCTCCTCGCGGAGCGCGGCGGAGGATTCCCCGGTCAGGACGACCCGGTCGATGGTGTCCCCGGGGCCGAGCCGCATCCTGGACAGGGCTTCGGAGACCTCGTCCACCAGCAGGTCTCCCCGGCTCCGGCCGTCCCCCCCGGGCGCTTCCCGGCTGTGGACGAGTTTCCCGCCGCGCAGCGCCAGGATCTCCAGGCTTCGGGTCCCGCAATCGGCCAGGAGGCAGGTCTTGTGGTCCGCCCCCTTCGTACCGGCCAGGAAGAGGTTGGCGAGCCCCATCGAAGCCGGGATCACCACCGCGGGGTGGAGTTCGAAGCCCGCCAGCAGGCGGAGGTAGCCGTCCACCACGCTTTTGCGGACCATGACCAGCATCACGGTGATCTTCCCGGCGCGGGCGCCGTCGTCGAGCGGGAGGTGGTCGAAATAGTAGCTTTCCTCGTCGGTCGGCGCATAGGACTGGACCTGGTAGGAGAGGACCTGGCGGAGGTCGTCCCTTACCTCGGCGGGGAGGTCGATCTCCCGCAGCAGCACCTCCCGGCGCGGAATCCCCAGCACGATGTTGTCCCTGCCGATCCCGCTCTCACGGAAGAACCGCTGGATCTCGCGCCGCACCTCGTCGGCGGGGCGGGTGGCGTAATCGGCGATGCGGGCGAAATGGGTGAAGGTCCCCCCGGAAAAGTTCCCCTCGAGCGAGGCGATCAGCAGGTCGTTTCCCCGCGGCTCGATTCCTATGCCGGTCTTCAGGTAGATCATGGCGCCGTGCTTTCGTAATCAGAGACGTTTTCGTTCCAGTACAGGGTCTGGTAAGGTTCGGTCGCTCCCGGGCTGAGACTGATTATAGTGCGGATGACCCTGCGCGCCTTACTATTTTCTTCACGCGCCGCCGCCGTGAGGGTGAAGACGCCGGTCTGGGCCGTCGTGAGCTGGGAGCCCCAGGTCCCGACCGGAAAGGGGATGGCGCTCCGCATCTCGGCCAAATCCCTGAAAGGGCTGATCTTCCGCTGTTCGTAGATCGCCCGGGCCGCATCCTCAGGCATCCCCGGGATGGACAGGAGCACCGGCAGGGGGGCGTAGTTGACGTTCACCTGGCTGCGCGTGGAATAGACGGTCAGAAGCCGCGCCAGGCCGAAGCGGACCACGGTGGCGCCGTCCGGCCCCTGCTCGTAGCGGCCGTAGAAATATTCCGGGGTGACGCCGCGCACCAGCAGGAGCTCCTCGGTCGTGTCGATCCTCCCGTTTTTCGCCCCGTAGGGGGGGTCGAGGGCCTGGTAATAGTCGTCTTCGGCCCCGTTGGTCCGGTGCGCGGTGTCCTGGTCCCTCCAGTCCAGGATCGATTCCAGGATGATGCCGGAGTCCGGCTGGGGGATTCCGGCCGCCTCGATCAGGGCGGCGAGCTGGGCTTCGGATACCGTGTTGACGTTGAGCTTGCCCGATTCGTCCTGGATCTCCACCTCGTAGACCCCGCCGGCGAAGGCCCCCTTGAGGATCCCCGCGTCGATCGGGTCGGGGAGCGCCGCGGTGGCCGCCTGCCGCACCGAGCGGTCGAGCCGTTTCGCCAGCAGGCGGTAAACGGCGGTTTCGATCCCGGCCCTGGCCACGAAGCCCGATCGTTCCAGCGACTGCGCGTTGCGCGCGGCGGTCACTTCCACGAAGCTCTCCCGGGCGAAACTCAGGGCGATCACCCCGAGCGCCGTCAGGATCCAGAGGAGCCCGATCAGGATGACGCCCCCCTGCGAGCGGGCGCGGCCGCCCGGGTCGAAGCCCGGGATCGATGGGGTCCAAAGGGTCTCCTTCATGGCTTATGGCCGTCCTCCCATGCCGCGCCTTCCGCCCCGTCTCCCGTCGGGCATCCCCTCCGGCATCCCCTCCGGGAATCTGCCCCGCGGCCCGCCCCGGATCCCCTCCGGCATCCCCTCCGGGAATCTGCCCCGCGGCCCGCCCCGGATCCCTTCCGGCATCCCCTCCGGCATTCTGCCCCGCGGCCCGCCCCGCATCCCACCCTGCGGACCGCCTTCCGTCGCGCCGCGAGGCCGGCCCCGCGCCCCCCGGCCCCCCGCGGCGAAGGGGTTCAGGACGGAAGAGGCCGTGAGGGTGTCACGGGCGCGGATGGGGATCACCATCTGCCGCCCGGCTCCCCCGCTCCCTGCTCCGGGGGACACCAGCGTCAGGCGGACGGCCGCGGGAAGGGTCCCCGACGCGCTCCCGTCCCACTCGGGCACCCACCGGGCCTCGTCCCCCTCCCGGCCGGGGTCGAAATATTCGAACACGCACTCGGCGAGGCCGTTGAAGAGCGCACTCCCCTCCGGCGGCGCCTCCGGATCGACCTCCCCCCCGGTATAGCGCCTCTCCCCGGCGACGAGGGCCACCGTCCCGCCGTCGTCCGGCACCGCCCGGTAGGCGGCGAGCGTCAGCCCGGGGCTCTCGAAAAAGCGGCGCGAGCTGAGGCTCACGAACATGAGCCCCTCGCTCGTCCCGTAAAACACCGGGGAAGGGGCGGCCGGCTGCGGGCCGGTCGACTGCGTGCCGGTCGCCTGCGCCTGGAGGGGGTAGGCGGACGCTATCTGCTTCCGGGTGGTGTCGAGGAGATACCGGTGCGCCTGGCCGGCCTCGATCCGGGCGGTGCCCGTGGACCAGGAGCGGAGGCTGATGCTGAAGGCGGCCCACAGCGCCGCGGCCATCAGGGCCACGAGCGTGAGGGCGACGATGAGCTCCAGCAGCGTGAAGCCCGATTCGGTGCGTGTCCCTTCCGATCGCTCTTCCTTCATCTCTTTCACTGCGGCTCCGGTCCGGCGGGGAGGCTCTCCCCGGCGGTGGACACCAGCTTGAGGGTTTCGAGCCCGAAATCGGGGGTCCCCGACCCGGGGGGGAACATCTCCACCCGGTAGCGCAGGAGGCGCGACCCCAGGCGCTCGAGCGCCGCGGCGTCCGTCCCCTCGGGCAGCTCGGGCAGGTACTCCTCCACCTGGACCGACCAGCGGGTGCCGTCCTCGAAATCGCCCGTAAACGCCGTCGCCGCCCGGATGTTCCCGTCGAGCAGCGCCAGTTCCATGACGGTCCGCGCATGCTCCACGACGCGGGCGCGGGACTGCACCTTGCGGATGTTTCCCAGCGAGCCCGAAATCAGCGACAGGGTCAGCGACACCCCGACGGCCAGGACCGTCAGCGTCACCACGACTTCGAGCAGGGTGAACCCCTCGGCGCCGCGCGTCCGGCGGTTCATGGGAAGGCCTCCAGGGGGCCGGTCTCGATGCGGGCCCCTCCGCGCGCGGGATCGGAGACGATGCGCAGGCGCGACCCGGTGCGCGACCGCAGCACGACCTGGGCCCCCTCGAAACTCCCGTTGGGCATGAAGCGCACGACCATCCCCCCGTCATGGATCTCCCGCTCCCCGAGCGCCAGGCGTTCGATGGCGACCTCCCCGGGGAGGGTGTAGCGGCCCGCCTCCCTCCCCGCGGAGTCCGCGAGGACCAGTTCCCCCCTCTCCCGGTCGATGGCGAGGCGGAGGCCGATCTGCTCGGTGACGGCCTTCTCCCGCGCGTGCCGGAAGGTGTTGAGGACGTCGCGCGCCGAGGCGCGCAGCGCCACGGCCGCCGACCCCCGGGTGAAGGAGGGGTAGGAGACGGCCATCGCCGCCGCCAGGATGACGAGCACCACGATGAGCTCGATCAGGGTGAACCCCCGCTCCCCCTCGTCCCCGTTCCCCGGCCTATTTCCAGCTGGTGATGTCATCGTCGGTTCCTTCAGCCCCGTCCGCTCCGAAGGAGAAGAGATCGAAATCGCCGTGCAGGCCCGGGCTGCGGTAGGTGTACGGGCGGTCCCAGGGGTCCCGGGGCACCCCCTTGGTCAGGTAGGGGCCCTTCCAGGTGTCTATGCCGCCCGGGTTCTGCACCAGGGCCTGCAGCCCCTCGCCCGTGTCGGGGAAGCGGCCGATTTCGAAGGCGAACAGGTTCAGCGCCTGCTCCAGCTCGTTGATCTGGATGATGGCGATCTGGTCCTTGCTCTTGGCCAGCTTGTCGTACACTTTCGGCCCCACCACCGCGGCCAGCAGGCCGAGGATCACCAGGACGACGATCAGCTCGATGAGGGACCACCCCGATTCCGGTCCCGGCCTCTTCACTCTTCCCCGCATGTCACCCTCCCTGTCGTTGCCTCGCCCGGCGCGGCGTCACAAAGGAATGTCGTTGATGCTGAAAATGGCCAGCAGCATGGAGACCACGATGGTCCCGATGATGAGGCCCATCAGCAGGATGAGCGCCGGTTCGAAGAACGAGATGATTCGCTTGATGCTCGTGCGGACGTCGACGTCGTAGACGTTGGCGACCTCGACGAGCATGGCGTCCAGCTTCCCCGATTCCTCCCCCACCTCCACGAGGTGCATGGCCAGGGGGGGGAAGACGCCGCTCTGCTTCATCGGCTGGGCGATTCCTTCACCCTTCTTGATGCCGTTGCGGATCGGGTCGATCATCCTGGCGATGCTCCGGTTGCCGACGACGTCGCGCACTATGGTCATCGCCTGCAGCAGCGGCACCCCGCCGTGGAGCAGGGTCCCCAGGGTGCGGGAGAAGCGGGCCACCTCCATCTTGCGGAGCACGGTGCCGACCAGGGGGATCCTGAGCAGCCGGCGGTCCCACCGGGTCCGCCCCTCCTCGCCGGCTCGGAACTTCCGCAGCCACCAGACGGAGGCGACGGCCGCGAGCACCCCCACCCACCAGTATCCGGAGACCAGGTTCCCCAGGCCGCCGAGGATGGCCAGCGGCAGCGGGGGGGGCACCCCCATGTCCCGGAAGATGCCGGCGAACCGGGGGACCACGAAGAGGGTCAGGATGGTCACGCTCACCAGCCCCACCGCCGACAGGAGCGCGGGGTAGATCATGGCGCCGAGGATGTAGGAGCGGAGTTCCGCCCCCGATTCCAGGTAGTCGGCCAGCCGGGCGAGGATTTCGTCGAGCGCCCCCCCGGTTTCCCCCGCCTTCACCATGCTGACGTACACCTTCGGGAACACTTCCGGGTGCCGGGCCAGCCCTTCCGAGAACGATCTCCCCCCCTTGACCTCCCGGAGCACCCCCTGGATCACCTCGGCCATGGCCGGGCTCTCGGCGAGCTGGCCGAGGATGGCCAGGCTGCGGTCGAGGGGGAACCCCGCGTGGACGAGGGTGCGGAGCTCGGAGGTGAACAGGAGCAGGTCCCTGGAACGGAGGCGGCGCGTTTTCCAGGGCCATTCCACCTCGCGCGCCAGGACCGATGGGCGCGTCGCGGCCCCGATGCGGATGGGGAGCATTCCCATCTCCTGGAGCTTCAGGGCGACGCTCCCGTCGTCGGCGGCCTCCATGGAGCCCTCGACGATCTTCCCCTCCATCGTGCTGGCGCGGTAGCTGTATGCCGGCATAGATCCCCCTGCTTACGGGCCGGCCGCGGGGGCGGCGGGCCGGAAGGTCATGCTTCCTCCTGGGTGACGCGGAGCACCTCGGCGATGCTCGTGATCCCGCGGCGCACCTTGAGCCAGCCGTCCTCCCGGAGCGACCGCATGCCGTTTTCGAGCGCCTTCTTCCGGATCTGGCCGGCGTCCGCCTTCCCGATCGTCATCTTGCGGATCTCGTCGCTGATCTCCATCAGCTCGTAGATCCCCATCCGGCCGATGAAACCGGTGTTGCTGCAGCGTTCGCACCCGCGCCCCTCGTAGAAGCGGTCGGGCACCCCCGGGACGCCGCCCGGGCGGAACCCGATCTCCTCCAGCACCTCGGGCACCGGGTGGATCTCGGTCCTGCAGTGGGGGCAGATGACGCGCACCAGGCGCTGCGCCAGCACGCCCAGGAGGGAGGAGGCGATCAGGTAATCCTCCGCCCCCATGTCGATCAGGCGGGTGATGGCGCTCGGCGCGTCGTTGGTGTGCAGGGTCGAGAAGACCAGGTGCCCCGTCAGCGCCGCCCGGATGGCGATCTCGGCCGTCTCCAGGTCGCGGATCTCCCCGACCATGATGACGTCGGGGTCCTGGCGCACGATGTGGCGCAGGCCGGCGCCGAAGGTCAGCCCGATCTGCGGGTTCACGTGGATCTGGTTCACCCCCTCGATCTGGTATTCGATCGGGTCCTCGATGGTGATGATCTTCTTGTCGGGGAGGTTGATGGTGGAGAGCGCACTGTACAGGGTCGTGGTCTTGCCGCTCCCGGTCGGCCCCGTCACCAGGAAGATCCCGTGCGGGCGGCGGATGAGGGCCTCGAACGCGTGGAGGGCGTCCTCGGGGAAGCCGAGCCGGCGGATGTCGTACAGGTCGGTGTTGCTCTTGTCGAGGATGCGCATCACCACGCTCTCCCCGTAGAGGGTGGGGAGGGTGGAGACGCGCAGGTCGATCTCCTTCCCGAGAACCTTGAGCTTGATCCTGCCGTCCTGGGGGAGCCGCCGCTCGGCGATGTTGAGCCGGGCCATGATCTTGATCCGGCTGATGACGGCGGCCTTCAGCTTTTTCGGCGGGGATTCGACGTCGTGGAGGATACCGTCGATCCGGTAGCGCACCTTGAGGTCCTTTTCGAACGGCTCGATGTGGATGTCGCTGGCGCGGCTCTCGATCGCCCGGGAGATCAGCAGGTTGACCAGCCGGATGACGGGGGCCTCGCTCGCCAGGTCCTTCAGCTGCTCGATGTCGTCGATCTCGTCGGAGAGGTTTTCGATCTCCCCCTCGTCGATCCCCTCGATGATCCTCCCCAGGGTGCTGGCGGAGGACCCGTAGTAGTTCTCGAGCGCGTCCAGGATCTCGCTCTCGGCCCCCAGCAGCGGCCGCAGCTCGTATCCCGTCGCCTGCCGGACGGCGTCGAGGGTCGCGCCGTCGAGCGGGTCGGCCATCGACAGGGCCAGGCAGCCGTTTTCCAGGCCGACCGGGACGAAGCGGCACTGCTTCATGAACCGGAAGGCGAGCACCCCGTCGAGCACCGGCACCTTCGGGTAGTCGGCGGCGGAGACCGCGGGGACGCCGATCTGTTCGCTCACCACGGCGAGGCAGTCCTTCTCGGAAACGTAGCCGAGATCGACCAGGAGCTTGCCCAGTTTTTCACGCGATTCCGCCTGCAGCCCGAGGGCCGTCCGCAGTTCCTCCGCGTCGATGAGGCCGCGTTCCAGGAAAACCTGCCCGATGAGGTTCTTTGATTTGAGAGTTTCGATCCTGATGCTCACCGATAGTCACCCGTTCTGATGCCGGAGATGGCCGTCGCCGCGCTCTTCCCCGTCGCCGCTCGGATCCCGGCCGGATCCCGGGGCCTGCGGACGGGCGCGGCCGCATGCGGATCCCGGGGGACCGACACGGTCGGGGGATCGCATCGTCCCCAAGCATACATCCGCAGGGGCGCCGGGCGCCAGCGAAGTTATCTCCTTCCGGTCCCGGGGCGCTCCCTTACAGCTCGGTGCGGTAGTTCGGCGCTTCCTTGGTCACCAGCACGTCGTGGACGTGGCTTTCCCGGAGACCGAAGGAGGTGATGCGGATGAACCGGGCCTTTTTCTGAAGGTCCTCGATGCTGCGGCAGCCGCAGTATCCCATCCCCGCGCGCAGCCCGCCGGTCAGCTGGGGGATCATGACCTCCACGCTCCCCTTGAACGGGACCATCCCCTCGATCCCCTCCGGAACCAGCTTCCCCTCGAAGAACGCCCCCTCCTGGCCGTAGCGGTCGCGGCTCCCCGCCTTCATGGCTTCGAGCGAACCCATGCCGCGGTAGACCTTGTAGCTGCGGTTCTGGTACAGGACCGCCTCGCCGGGGCTTTCGTCGGTCCCCGCGAAGAGGGAGCCGATCATCACGGAATCCCCCCCGGCGGCCAGCGCCTTGGAGATGTCGCCCGAGAACTTGATCCCCCCGTCGGCGATGATGGGGACCCCCGATTTGTGGGCCGCCCGGGAGCATTCCATGATGGCCGTGATCTGCGGCACCCCGGCGCCGCTGACGACGCGGGTGGTGCAGATCGAACCGGGGCCCATCCCCACCTTCACGGCGTCCACCCCGGCCTTGATGAGGGCGGCGGTCCCCTCGGCGGTGGCGACGTTGCCGGCGACGAGGTCGATGTCGGGCAGCCGTTTCTTGACCTGCCGGGCGGCCTCGATGACGCGGGCGGAATGGCCGTGGGCGGTGTCGATGAAGAGGACGTCCACCCCCGCCTTGCCCAGCGCCGCGGCCCGGTCCATGAAGTCGCCGGTGGCGCCGATGCCGGCGCCGACGCGCAGCCGTCCCAGCTTGTCCTTGCACGCGTTCGGGTAGGCGATCTTCTTCTGGATGTCCTTCACCGTGATCAGCCCCTTGAGCCGGTACTTGCTGTCCACGACCGGGAGCTTCTCAACCCGGTGGCGGTGCAGGATGCTCTCGGCCTCCTCCAGCGTCGTCCCCACCGGGACGGTGATGAGGTTTTCCTTGGTCATCAGTTCGGAGATCTTGATGTTGAGGCGGGTCTCGAAGCGCAGGTCGCGGTTGGTCAGGATGCCGACGAGCTTGCCGCTGGAGGTGATGGGGAGCCCCGAGATCTTGTAGTGCTTCATCGCCTCGACCGCTTCGTGGATCTTCTGGTCGGGGGACATGGTGATGGGGTTGACGATCATCCCGCTCTCGGAGCGCTTGACCCGGTCCACCTCCTCCGCCTGCTTTTCGATCGTCATGTTCTTGTGGATGACGCCGATCCCCCCCTGCTGGGCCATGGCGATGGCCATCCGGGAATCGGTCACCGTGTCCATGGCCGCGCTCAGGAGCGGGATGTTCAGGCGGATGTTCCGGGTCAGGAGGGTGGAAATCTCCACCTCCGAGGGGAGGAGGTCGCTGTAGGCGGGCTCCAGCAGGACATCGTCGAACGTAAGGGCTTCCTTGATCTCGATTTCTTTAACCATAGGCTCACCGGCTTGTAGGTAATGAAGTTACGGACAGCTACGCACCATGACACTTTTTGTACTTCTTGCCGCTCCCGCAGGGGCAGGGGTCGTTGCGCCCCACCTTGGCCATCTCCCTCCTGGCGGAGACCACGGGGGCGTCGGTCCCGGCGCTGTAGACCAGGTTCTGCTGTTTCTGCTCCTGCTCGAGCCGGCGGCGCGCCTCCGCGCGCTCCCGCTCCCGGGCGTCGTGCTCCTCCCGGCTGATCGGCTCGAAAAGGTAGAGGAAGCGGATGGTCTCCTCCTCGATCCTCGTCCGGAGCGCCTCGAACATGTTGAAGCTCTCCTTCTTGTACTCGATCAGCGGGTCGCGCTGCCCGTACCCCCGCAGCCCGATCCCCTCCTTGAGGTGGTCGAGGGACCAGAGGTGGTCCTTCCACTGCATGTCGAGCACCTGCAGCATGATCATCCGCTCCTGGAACCGCAGGTACTCCGGCC contains:
- a CDS encoding pilus assembly protein PilM; this translates as MIYLKTGIGIEPRGNDLLIASLEGNFSGGTFTHFARIADYATRPADEVRREIQRFFRESGIGRDNIVLGIPRREVLLREIDLPAEVRDDLRQVLSYQVQSYAPTDEESYYFDHLPLDDGARAGKITVMLVMVRKSVVDGYLRLLAGFELHPAVVIPASMGLANLFLAGTKGADHKTCLLADCGTRSLEILALRGGKLVHSREAPGGDGRSRGDLLVDEVSEALSRMRLGPGDTIDRVVLTGESSAALREEIRARIPDSELLEESLRISAPLETRSHLREAAATLGLAHTGSAGSPALRVNLLPPEIRLRRMRWAHIPAAVLGGVILLLLAALALRPMVQNRVLSSALDREIEALREPVGRVQALQREAEELERKAGAMEALLSSRNRNLEILQQLTLGLPSDTFLTSYSNRDGTIQLVGLSGSSSELIPLLERSPLLRDVAQKGTIYRDTQTGRDRFTFEAKLENAP
- a CDS encoding general secretion pathway protein GspK, with the translated sequence MKETLWTPSIPGFDPGGRARSQGGVILIGLLWILTALGVIALSFARESFVEVTAARNAQSLERSGFVARAGIETAVYRLLAKRLDRSVRQAATAALPDPIDAGILKGAFAGGVYEVEIQDESGKLNVNTVSEAQLAALIEAAGIPQPDSGIILESILDWRDQDTAHRTNGAEDDYYQALDPPYGAKNGRIDTTEELLLVRGVTPEYFYGRYEQGPDGATVVRFGLARLLTVYSTRSQVNVNYAPLPVLLSIPGMPEDAARAIYEQRKISPFRDLAEMRSAIPFPVGTWGSQLTTAQTGVFTLTAAAREENSKARRVIRTIISLSPGATEPYQTLYWNENVSDYESTAP
- a CDS encoding prepilin-type N-terminal cleavage/methylation domain-containing protein, with translation MKEMKEERSEGTRTESGFTLLELIVALTLVALMAAALWAAFSISLRSWSTGTARIEAGQAHRYLLDTTRKQIASAYPLQAQATGTQSTGPQPAAPSPVFYGTSEGLMFVSLSSRRFFESPGLTLAAYRAVPDDGGTVALVAGERRYTGGEVDPEAPPEGSALFNGLAECVFEYFDPGREGDEARWVPEWDGSASGTLPAAVRLTLVSPGAGSGGAGRQMVIPIRARDTLTASSVLNPFAAGGRGARGRPRGATEGGPQGGMRGGPRGRMPEGMPEGIRGGPRGRFPEGMPEGIRGGPRGRFPEGMPEGMPDGRRGGRRGMGGRP
- a CDS encoding prepilin-type N-terminal cleavage/methylation domain-containing protein codes for the protein MNRRTRGAEGFTLLEVVVTLTVLAVGVSLTLSLISGSLGNIRKVQSRARVVEHARTVMELALLDGNIRAATAFTGDFEDGTRWSVQVEEYLPELPEGTDAAALERLGSRLLRYRVEMFPPGSGTPDFGLETLKLVSTAGESLPAGPEPQ
- a CDS encoding prepilin-type N-terminal cleavage/methylation domain-containing protein, with amino-acid sequence MTSPAGNRPGNGDEGERGFTLIELIVVLVILAAAMAVSYPSFTRGSAAVALRASARDVLNTFRHAREKAVTEQIGLRLAIDRERGELVLADSAGREAGRYTLPGEVAIERLALGEREIHDGGMVVRFMPNGSFEGAQVVLRSRTGSRLRIVSDPARGGARIETGPLEAFP
- the gspG gene encoding type II secretion system major pseudopilin GspG; amino-acid sequence: MRGRVKRPGPESGWSLIELIVVLVILGLLAAVVGPKVYDKLAKSKDQIAIIQINELEQALNLFAFEIGRFPDTGEGLQALVQNPGGIDTWKGPYLTKGVPRDPWDRPYTYRSPGLHGDFDLFSFGADGAEGTDDDITSWK
- a CDS encoding type II secretion system F family protein, yielding MPAYSYRASTMEGKIVEGSMEAADDGSVALKLQEMGMLPIRIGAATRPSVLAREVEWPWKTRRLRSRDLLLFTSELRTLVHAGFPLDRSLAILGQLAESPAMAEVIQGVLREVKGGRSFSEGLARHPEVFPKVYVSMVKAGETGGALDEILARLADYLESGAELRSYILGAMIYPALLSAVGLVSVTILTLFVVPRFAGIFRDMGVPPPLPLAILGGLGNLVSGYWWVGVLAAVASVWWLRKFRAGEEGRTRWDRRLLRIPLVGTVLRKMEVARFSRTLGTLLHGGVPLLQAMTIVRDVVGNRSIARMIDPIRNGIKKGEGIAQPMKQSGVFPPLAMHLVEVGEESGKLDAMLVEVANVYDVDVRTSIKRIISFFEPALILLMGLIIGTIVVSMLLAIFSINDIPL
- the gspE gene encoding type II secretion system ATPase GspE yields the protein MSIRIETLKSKNLIGQVFLERGLIDAEELRTALGLQAESREKLGKLLVDLGYVSEKDCLAVVSEQIGVPAVSAADYPKVPVLDGVLAFRFMKQCRFVPVGLENGCLALSMADPLDGATLDAVRQATGYELRPLLGAESEILDALENYYGSSASTLGRIIEGIDEGEIENLSDEIDDIEQLKDLASEAPVIRLVNLLISRAIESRASDIHIEPFEKDLKVRYRIDGILHDVESPPKKLKAAVISRIKIMARLNIAERRLPQDGRIKLKVLGKEIDLRVSTLPTLYGESVVMRILDKSNTDLYDIRRLGFPEDALHAFEALIRRPHGIFLVTGPTGSGKTTTLYSALSTINLPDKKIITIEDPIEYQIEGVNQIHVNPQIGLTFGAGLRHIVRQDPDVIMVGEIRDLETAEIAIRAALTGHLVFSTLHTNDAPSAITRLIDMGAEDYLIASSLLGVLAQRLVRVICPHCRTEIHPVPEVLEEIGFRPGGVPGVPDRFYEGRGCERCSNTGFIGRMGIYELMEISDEIRKMTIGKADAGQIRKKALENGMRSLREDGWLKVRRGITSIAEVLRVTQEEA
- the guaB gene encoding IMP dehydrogenase, which gives rise to MVKEIEIKEALTFDDVLLEPAYSDLLPSEVEISTLLTRNIRLNIPLLSAAMDTVTDSRMAIAMAQQGGIGVIHKNMTIEKQAEEVDRVKRSESGMIVNPITMSPDQKIHEAVEAMKHYKISGLPITSSGKLVGILTNRDLRFETRLNIKISELMTKENLITVPVGTTLEEAESILHRHRVEKLPVVDSKYRLKGLITVKDIQKKIAYPNACKDKLGRLRVGAGIGATGDFMDRAAALGKAGVDVLFIDTAHGHSARVIEAARQVKKRLPDIDLVAGNVATAEGTAALIKAGVDAVKVGMGPGSICTTRVVSGAGVPQITAIMECSRAAHKSGVPIIADGGIKFSGDISKALAAGGDSVMIGSLFAGTDESPGEAVLYQNRSYKVYRGMGSLEAMKAGSRDRYGQEGAFFEGKLVPEGIEGMVPFKGSVEVMIPQLTGGLRAGMGYCGCRSIEDLQKKARFIRITSFGLRESHVHDVLVTKEAPNYRTEL